Proteins encoded in a region of the Benincasa hispida cultivar B227 chromosome 2, ASM972705v1, whole genome shotgun sequence genome:
- the LOC120071325 gene encoding rac-like GTP-binding protein ARAC7, which translates to MSASRFVKCVTVGDGAVGKTCMLICYTSNKFPTDYIPTVFDNFSANVAVDGNIVNLGLWDTAGQEDYSRLRPLSYRGADVFVLAFSLISKASYENVLKKWMPELRRFAPSVPIVLVGTKLDLRDNGAYLVDHMGSNTVTYTQGEELRKQIGAAAYIECSSKTQQNVKAVFDTAIKVVLQPPRRIEMPRKRRSRRTGCSIVRCIVCGGCAV; encoded by the exons ATGAGTGCTTCAAGGTTTGTTAAATGTGTTACCGTTGGAGATGGAGCTGTTGGGAAAACTTGTATGCTCATCTGTTACACCAGCAACAAGTTCCCTACT GACTATATTCCTACAGTTTTTGATAACTTCAGCGCTAATGTGGCTGTGGACGGGAATATTGTCAACTTGGGATTATGGGACACTGCTG GCCAAGAAGATTACAGTAGACTTAGGCCATTGAGTTACAGGGGAGCAGATGTTTTTGTTCTGGCTTTCTCGTTAATCAGTAAGGCTAGTTATGAGAATGTTCTCAAAAAG TGGATGCCAGAACTTAGACGGTTTGCCCCTAGTGTTCCTATTGTTCTAGTAGGCACAAAGTTGG ATCTTCGGGacaatggagcttatttagTGGATCATATGGGATCAAACACAGTAACATATACTCAG GGAGAAGAGCTTAGGAAACAAATTGGTGCTGCTGCATATATCGAATGTAGCTCTAAGACTCAACAG AATGTCAAAGCTGTTTTTGACACTGCAATCAAGGTTGTTCTACAACCTCCAAGGAGAATTGAGATGCCTAGGAAAAGGAGGAGCCGAAGGACTGGTTGCTCAATTGT TAGGTGCATTGTGTGTGGTGGCTGTGCTGTGTAA
- the LOC120071323 gene encoding probable plastidic glucose transporter 2 isoform X2, with protein MWDRKREAFSTYKRLSYKDNANPIDMEDNSALLQSGKDFEASNPSWSLSLPHVLVATLTSFLFGYHLGVVNEPLESISADLGFNGNTLAEGLVVSTCLGGALIGSLLSGWVADGVGRRRAFQLSALPMILGAGMSAMTKTLAGMLLGRLFVGTGMGLGPPVASLYITEVSPAFVRGTYGSFIQIATCLGLMAALLIGIPVKEIVGWWRTCFWVSTIPAALLALAIVFCAESPHWLYKQGRTEEAETEFEKLLGGSHVKSALTELSKFDRGDEPDDVELSELLFGRHLQVVFIGSTLFALQQLSGINAIFYFSSTVFKSAGVPLNLANVCVGISNLAGSVIAMLLMDRLGRKLLLLWSFSGMAVAMALQVVAGSYHSSDSRAVYLSVGGTLMFVLMFALGAGPVPGLLLPEIFPSRIRAKAMAICMSVHWVINFFVGLLFLQLLEKMGPQLLYSGFATFCLIAVVFVKRNVVETKGKSLQEIEIALLPQE; from the exons ATGTGGGATCGAAAACGTGAAGCTTTCTCAACGTACAAGCGATTGTCATATAAAGATAACGCAAATCCAATTGACATGGAGGATAATTCAG CTCTTTTGCAGAGTGGTAAGGATTTCGAAGCCTCAAACCCTTCGTGGAGTCTTTCTTTACCGCATGTGCTAGTGGCAACCTTAACTTCATTTCTATTTGGCTACCACTTGGG AGTAGTAAATGAACCACTGGAAAGCATTTCTGCGGATCTTGGTTTCAATGGAAATACATTGGCAGAAG GTTTGGTTGTGAGTACGTGTTTGGGTGGTGCCTTAATTGGATCTTTACTGAGTGGTTGGGTAGCTGATGGGGTTGGGCGTCGTAGGGCTTTTCAACTGAGCGCTTTGCCAATGATTCTTGGTGCTGGAATGAG TGCAATGACCAAAACTCTCGCTGGAATGCTTTTGGGACGATTGTTTGTTGGGACTGGAATGGGTCTAGGCCCTCCTGTTGCTTCTCTCTATATCACTGAG GTCTCTCCTGCATTTGTGAGGGGAACATATGGAAGCTTCATTCAGATTGCTACATGTCTTGGACTAATGGCGGCCCTCTTAATAGGAATCCCTGTCAAGGAGATAGTGGGCTG GTGGCGTACTTGTTTCTGGGTGTCTACTATTCCAGCTGCATTATTAGCTCTAGCCATTGTATTTTGTGCCGAGAGTCCACATTGGCTTTATAAG CAAGGACGGACTGAGGAAGCAGAAACTGAATTCGAGAAGCTTCTTGGTGGATCACATGTAAAATCTGCTTTGACAGAGTTGTCCAAGTTTGACAGGGGAGATGAACCAGATGATGTAGAACTTTCGGAATTGCTCTTTGGTCGCCACCTACAAG TTGTTTTTATTGGATCAACTCTATTTGCTTTACAACAACTATCTGGAATAAATGCTATATTTTATTTCTCCTCGACTGTTTTTAAAAGTGCGGGAGTACCATTGAACCTTGCAAATGTCTGCGTGGGAATTTCAAATTTAGCAG GATCTGTAATCGCAATGCTTTTAATGGATCGATTAGGAAGAAAGCTGCTTCTTCTTTGGAGCTTTTCTGGGATG GCTGTAGCAATGGCCCTCCAAGTAGTCGCAGGAAGTTATCATTCCTCAGACTCCAGAGCTGTATACTTGTCTGTAGGTGGCACGTTGAT GTTTGTCTTAATGTTTGCTCTGGGAGCTGGTCCGGTTCCAGGTCTTCTTTTACCAGAAATTTTTCCCAGTCGGATAAGAGCAAAAGCTATGGCAATCTGCATGTCGGTGCATTGG GTGATAAATTTTTTCGTCGGATTGCTCTTTCTACAATTGTTGGAGAAGATGGGGCCACAGCTTCTGTATTCTGGTTTCGCTACATTCTGCTTGATTGCAGTTGTATTCGTGAAAAGGAATGTGGTGGAAACCAAAGGAAAATCACTTCAAGAAATTGAAATAGCACTTCTACCTCAAGAATAA
- the LOC120071323 gene encoding probable plastidic glucose transporter 2 isoform X1, whose protein sequence is MWDRKREAFSTYKRLSYKDNANPIDMEDNSALLQSGKDFEASNPSWSLSLPHVLVATLTSFLFGYHLGVVNEPLESISADLGFNGNTLAEGLVVSTCLGGALIGSLLSGWVADGVGRRRAFQLSALPMILGAGMRLFSNREAILANVDRAVHHTFMLFTRQSLALFPCIIINCAMTKTLAGMLLGRLFVGTGMGLGPPVASLYITEVSPAFVRGTYGSFIQIATCLGLMAALLIGIPVKEIVGWWRTCFWVSTIPAALLALAIVFCAESPHWLYKQGRTEEAETEFEKLLGGSHVKSALTELSKFDRGDEPDDVELSELLFGRHLQVVFIGSTLFALQQLSGINAIFYFSSTVFKSAGVPLNLANVCVGISNLAGSVIAMLLMDRLGRKLLLLWSFSGMAVAMALQVVAGSYHSSDSRAVYLSVGGTLMFVLMFALGAGPVPGLLLPEIFPSRIRAKAMAICMSVHWVINFFVGLLFLQLLEKMGPQLLYSGFATFCLIAVVFVKRNVVETKGKSLQEIEIALLPQE, encoded by the exons ATGTGGGATCGAAAACGTGAAGCTTTCTCAACGTACAAGCGATTGTCATATAAAGATAACGCAAATCCAATTGACATGGAGGATAATTCAG CTCTTTTGCAGAGTGGTAAGGATTTCGAAGCCTCAAACCCTTCGTGGAGTCTTTCTTTACCGCATGTGCTAGTGGCAACCTTAACTTCATTTCTATTTGGCTACCACTTGGG AGTAGTAAATGAACCACTGGAAAGCATTTCTGCGGATCTTGGTTTCAATGGAAATACATTGGCAGAAG GTTTGGTTGTGAGTACGTGTTTGGGTGGTGCCTTAATTGGATCTTTACTGAGTGGTTGGGTAGCTGATGGGGTTGGGCGTCGTAGGGCTTTTCAACTGAGCGCTTTGCCAATGATTCTTGGTGCTGGAATGAGGTTGTTTTCTAATCGTGAGGCAATTCTAGCCAACGTTGACCGTGCTGTTCATCATACCTTCATGCTTTTTACTCGGCAATCTTTGGCATTATTTCCATGTATTATAATAAACTG TGCAATGACCAAAACTCTCGCTGGAATGCTTTTGGGACGATTGTTTGTTGGGACTGGAATGGGTCTAGGCCCTCCTGTTGCTTCTCTCTATATCACTGAG GTCTCTCCTGCATTTGTGAGGGGAACATATGGAAGCTTCATTCAGATTGCTACATGTCTTGGACTAATGGCGGCCCTCTTAATAGGAATCCCTGTCAAGGAGATAGTGGGCTG GTGGCGTACTTGTTTCTGGGTGTCTACTATTCCAGCTGCATTATTAGCTCTAGCCATTGTATTTTGTGCCGAGAGTCCACATTGGCTTTATAAG CAAGGACGGACTGAGGAAGCAGAAACTGAATTCGAGAAGCTTCTTGGTGGATCACATGTAAAATCTGCTTTGACAGAGTTGTCCAAGTTTGACAGGGGAGATGAACCAGATGATGTAGAACTTTCGGAATTGCTCTTTGGTCGCCACCTACAAG TTGTTTTTATTGGATCAACTCTATTTGCTTTACAACAACTATCTGGAATAAATGCTATATTTTATTTCTCCTCGACTGTTTTTAAAAGTGCGGGAGTACCATTGAACCTTGCAAATGTCTGCGTGGGAATTTCAAATTTAGCAG GATCTGTAATCGCAATGCTTTTAATGGATCGATTAGGAAGAAAGCTGCTTCTTCTTTGGAGCTTTTCTGGGATG GCTGTAGCAATGGCCCTCCAAGTAGTCGCAGGAAGTTATCATTCCTCAGACTCCAGAGCTGTATACTTGTCTGTAGGTGGCACGTTGAT GTTTGTCTTAATGTTTGCTCTGGGAGCTGGTCCGGTTCCAGGTCTTCTTTTACCAGAAATTTTTCCCAGTCGGATAAGAGCAAAAGCTATGGCAATCTGCATGTCGGTGCATTGG GTGATAAATTTTTTCGTCGGATTGCTCTTTCTACAATTGTTGGAGAAGATGGGGCCACAGCTTCTGTATTCTGGTTTCGCTACATTCTGCTTGATTGCAGTTGTATTCGTGAAAAGGAATGTGGTGGAAACCAAAGGAAAATCACTTCAAGAAATTGAAATAGCACTTCTACCTCAAGAATAA